One Silene latifolia isolate original U9 population chromosome 4, ASM4854445v1, whole genome shotgun sequence DNA segment encodes these proteins:
- the LOC141651356 gene encoding uncharacterized protein LOC141651356 gives MWFEERKQKSRGTRRPKFSLCCSDGKVVLPYLHEPPEILKSLLNGHHRLSKHFRENIRGYNSMFFFTSMGGKIDHSINQGRGPYTFRMGGQNVHRIGTLVPPAESSPKFCQLYIYDTEEEVYNRKTAISPNDPSRFNDDLIRLLKNMIDQYNPLAKLFRMVRDKLSIDKDSEVSIRLISRREKDGRTYNRPTVSEIAALIEGDIGPNMEKRDIIVKKSCGGLQRISELHPLYTPLQYPLLFPSGDDGYRLGIQHGEASIGVSTSEQPREETTCREWFAYRLQDRSPDIEFPTLLLSGKAFHQFLVDGYMMVESHRLNYIRFNQERLRVDNYKNLSNAVGRGDIETSSAGARYIIPSSFPGGDKWKKVNYLDTMTICKWFGYPDLFITFTCNPKWLEIVRFVTKRGLRSEDRPDILCRVFKIKLDELIRDLKDRHIFGKARAVVYTIEFQKRGLPHAHILLFLHREYKFPEAADVDKIISAEIPDPIKEPILHAAVCEYMLHGPCGKEKLSSPCMVGENCSKHYPKPCTERTMVDGEGYPIYKRSKKGVTVKKDDVPIGNEFVIPYNAQLLLKYRAHINVEWCNQSRSIKYLFKYINKGSDRVTMQSSYMRRNEDDPGRFDEIKRYYDCRYLSACEAAWRLFGFEIHYRTPAVERLQYHLPDEQPVVFDDNDFIDDVVDKSSMGVSQFLNWMACNNSEQRDMQIAKELLYSQFPTKFVWKKKERHWSLRKKGFTIGRLVHVPPNCGELYFMRIMLNHVKGPKCFEDIRTVDEYVCPTFREACYKLGLIGDDREYIDAIKQAADWGSGFYLRNLFSTLLQSGTLSMPTTVWEETWQLLSDDILYRQRKLLKKSSNIFTFFPLSALQLTDEELKNYALMDIENSLQLNGSSLTRFQGMPLPDSSTTSHHRNTLVMDVLSYDKQSLREENERQLSSMTNEQRSVYNEIMDDVLKNRGGVFFVYGYGGTGKTFIWRSLCSGIRSKGEIVVAVASSGIAATLIPGGVTAHSRLSIPLNVNEDSTCSRIKPGSDLTELLIRAKLIIWDEAPMTHKHSFEAVDKSLKDVMRVVNARNAELPFGGKVVVFGGDFRQTLPVVSKGSRADVVRASLCSSYLWRSCKVLRLTQNMRLQGGRTSDNVDDIRKFSGWLLEIGDGLAGGENDGEVDLQFPDDLLIQHVADPIASIVNVTYPDLQNQLWNPDYLQERAILAPTHEIVEAVNDYVLSKIDEEEVIYLSSDEVSNDDRGICDPDLHSTEYLNSIKCSGLPNHELKLKVGAMVMLLRNIDQSRGLCNGTRLIVTDLASRVIRCTVLTGSHKGDHVHIARLTLTPSDSSKFPIQVKSLRMR, from the exons ATGTGGTTTGAGGAGAGAAAACAAAAAAGTCGTGGTACAAGACGTCCAAAATTTTCACTATGTTGTTCGGACGGCAAAGTTGTTCTCCCATACTTACATGAGCCACCTGAAATCCTTAAGTCTCTTTTGAATGGACATCATCGGTTAAGCAAGCATTTTAGAGAAAACATCAGAGGTTATAATTCCATGTTTTTCTTTACTTCCATGGGTGGTAAAATTGATCATTCCATCAATCAAGGTAGAGGTCCTTACACTTTTCGGATGGGAGGTCAAAACGTTCATCGAATAGGTACTTTAGTCCCGCCTGCAGAGTCAAGTCCTAAGTTCTGTCAATTGTATATATATGACACCGAAGAAGAAGTTTATAATCGTAAAACCGCCATCAG TCCCAACGATCCCTCTAGGTTTAACGATGATCTTATTCGGTTGTTAAAAAATATGATTGACCAATACAATCCTCTTGCTAAGCTGTTTAGGATGGTTAGGGATAAATTGTCTATAGATAAAGACAGTGAAGTGAGCATCAGACTTATTTCCAGAAGAGAAAAAGATGGAAGAACATATAATCGTCCAACGGTTTCGGAGATTGCGGCTTTGATTGAAGGGGATATCGGTCCAAATATGGAGAAAAGGGATATTATTGTTAAGAAGTCATGTGGTGGTTTGCAACGGATATCTGAGTTACATCCTCTATACACTCCACTCCAATATCCTTTGTTATTCCCATCCGGGGATGATGGGTATCGGTTGGGTATCCAACACGGTGAAGCTTCTATTGGGGTCAGCACTAGCGAGCAACCGCGTGAAGAAACAACGTGTCGAGAGTGGTTTGCCTATCGTCTACAAGACAGATCACCTGATATTGAATTTCCAACGTTGTTACTATCTGGAAAGGCATTTCACCAGTTTTTAGTTGATGGTTATATGATGGTTGAATCGCATAGGCTCAATTACATTCGTTTTAACCAAGAACGACTTCGGGTAGATAATTACAAAAACCTTTCAAATGCTGTTGGTAGAGGAGACATCGAGACATCTTCTGCCGGTGCTCGGTATATTATCCCTTCGAGTTTCCCAGGTGGTGACAAGTGGAAGAAAGTGAATTATCTCGATACCATGACTATTTGCAAGTGGTTCGGTTATCCTGATTTATTCATTACATTCACGTGTAATCCCAAGTGGCTGGAAATAGTTCGATTCGTTACTAAAAGAGGCTTGAGATCGGAGGATCGTCCAGATATTCTATGTCGTGTCTTCAAAATTAAGCTCGATGAGTTGATAAGAGATTTAAAAGATCGACACATTTTTGGAAAAGCTAGAGCAG TGGTATATACTATTGAATTTCAAAAACGTGGTCTACCCCATGCGCATATACTATTGTTCCTACATCGAGAGTACAAGTTCCCTGAAGCTGCAGATGTCGACAAAATAATTTCTGCCGAGATTCCTGATCCGATTAAGGAGCCTATCTTACATGCTGCTGTTTGTGAGTACATGCTCCATGGCCCGTGTGGTAAAGAAAAGTTATCATCACCGTGTATGGTCGGGGAAAACTGCTCAAAACATTACCCAAAGCCGTGTACTGAAAGAACAATGGTTGACGGTGAGGGTTATCCTATATACAAGAGAAGCAAGAAAGGAGTTACGGTGAAAAAGGACGATGTACCTATTGGCAACGAATTTGTCATTCCATATAACGCTCAGTTGTTATTGAAATATCGGGCTCATATCAACGTCGAATGGTGTAATCAATCTCGATCGATTAAGTATCTCTTCAAGTATATTAACAAGGGCTCTGATCGAGTTACGATGCAGTCCTCTTATATGCGTCGCAATGAGGACGATCCTGGTCGATTTGATGAGATAAAAAGGTATTATGACTGTCGATATTTATCCGCGTGTGAAGCTGCATGGAGGTTATTTGGTTTTGAAATTCATTATAGGACTCCAGCTGTTGAACGGTTGCAGTACCACCTTCCGGATGAGCAGCCTGTTGTTTTTGATGATAATGATTTCATTGACGACGTTGTAGATAAATCATCGATGGGAGTATCGCAGTTCTTGAATTGGATGGCCTGCAATAATTCTGAACAACGGGATATGCAGATTGCAAAAGAATTGTTATATTCTCAATTCCCAACTAAATTTGTTTGGAAGAAGAAGGAGCGGCATTGGAGCCTTAGAAAAAAAGGGTTTACGATTGGTAGGTTGGTTCATGTCCCACCGAACTGCGGAGAGCTGTATTTTATGAGAATCATGTTGAATCATGTTAAAGGCCCCAAGTGTTTTGAGGACATTAGGACCGTCGACGAATATGTCTGTCCGACATTTAGAGAAGCGTGTTACAAATTGGGCTTAATTGGTGATGACAGAGAGTATATTGATGCGATAAAACAAGCTGCAGATTGGGGGTCTGGATTCTACCTTCGTAACCTTTTTTCGACTTTATTACAGTCTGGTACATTGTCTATGCCGACCACAGTTTGGGAAGAAACCTGGCAGCTTCTTTCCGACGATATACTTTATAGGCAACGCAAACTTCTTAAAAAATCCAG TAATATATTCACCTTTTTTCCCTTATCAGCCTTACAACTGACAGATGAAGAGTTGAAAAATTATGCACTGATGGATATTGAAAATTCTCTTCAATTAAATGGGAGTAGCCTGACTAGATTTCAAGGAATGCCTCTTCCAGATTCTTCAACAACGTCACACCATCGAAACACGTTAGTAATGGATGTGTTGTCGTACGACAAACAGTCACTGAGGGAAGAAAATGAGCGTCAGCTTtcttcaatgactaatgaacaaaggtcGGTCTACAATGAAATAATGGATGATGTTTTAAAAAATAGAGGAGGAGTGTTCTTTGTTTATGGATATGGCGGTACTGGAAAGACATTCATTTGGCGTTCTTTGTGTTCTGGAATAAGAAGTAAAGGAGAAATTGTTGTAGCAGTTGCATCAAGCGGAATTGCAGCAACCTTGATACCTGGTGGTGTAACAGCTCATTCAAGATTAAGCATTCCGCTCAATGTGAATGAGGACTCTACTTGCTCTCGAATTAAGCCTGGTAGTGATTTAACGGAACTTTTGATAAGGGCGAAACTCATAATATGGGATGAAGCACCTATGACTCACAAACATAGCTTTGAGGCTGTTGACAAAAGTTTGAAAGATGTAATGCGCGTTGTGAACGCGAGAAATGCTGAATTACCGTTTGGTGGTAAGGTGGTAGTATTTGGGGGAGATTTTCGCCAAACTCTACCCGTTGTCTCCAAAGGAAGTAGAGCAGACGTTGTGCGTGCATCTctttgttcatcatatttgtggCGTTCTTGCAAG GTGCTTAGATTGACACAGAACATGCGTTTGCAAGGTGGAAGGACAAGCGACAATGTTGACGATATAAGGAAATTCTCGGGGTGGCTCTTGGAAATTGGAGATGGTTTAGCAGGCGGTGAAAATGACGGGGAAGTCGATCTTCAATTCCCAGACGACTTACTCATTCAACATGTGGCAGATCCGATTGCATCAATAGTAAATGTCACATATCCAGATCTACAAAACCAGTTGTGGAACCCAGATTACCTCCAAGAAAGGGCAATTCTCGCCCCTACTCACGAGATAGTTGAAGCGGTAAATGACTACGTGTTGTCGAAAATCGATGAGGAGGAGGTGATATATCTAAGCTCTGATGAAGTTTCTAACGATGATAGAGGCATATGTGACCCTGACCTTCATTCTACTGAATACCTCAATAGTATTAAATGTTCCGGACTCCCAAATCATGAGCTGAAGTTGAAGGTTGGTGCTATGGTGATGCTTCTCAGGAACATTGATCAATCACGCGGTTTGTGTAATGGAACACGATTAATTGTGACTGATTTAGCGTCACGCGTGATTAGATGTACGGTTTTGACAGGTAGTCATAAAGGTGATCACGTGCATATTGCTCGACTAACACTAACTCCGTCGGACTCCAGTAAATTCCCG ATTCAGGTCAAGTCTCTCAGAATGCGCTGA
- the LOC141653405 gene encoding uncharacterized protein LOC141653405 isoform X2 — protein sequence MAECASLQSNFNLHFGRSYSNGSWIKPQNSNPRKISSTTEEEDKTSCRHNWSVIKGKITDSLIASENGVITSFDESDFDRTKRPLSLYAVEPGSRLRLLLSSVEQLEKEVNEIPDISEAMESGQWLGLFSITLIRTCRAAFSSWMDKEFHTKNCCPDKELLFYMSDKLKGDEMILGNIRKSGKMELYAGLISFFRYGSCRDCSYYDHSVFSLHGSAILEDLIIIIADAIASTYLEVISVDSDVSEKISNLGLSLCALSTRALQKLRNEVAMCEWIHRNFGEIVLMYEDRFDLRILKLEPYHESSDKNKESLRWWSTLFLRNSVKSESSMRYAVISPFSLSLKRTRELRALKGWRYYFSLVLELTDIALPVAKTVVAQVRNGISFFLVSLLGRSVGLVYTGIRQSLKWK from the exons ATGGCTGAATGTGCAAGTTTACAATCCAATTTTAATCTGCATTTTGGAAGAAGTTATTCAAATGGGTCTTGGATTAAACCTCAGAATTCAAATCCTAGAAAAATTTCCAG TACAACTGAAGAGGAGGACAAAACTAGTTGTCGACATAATTGGAGTGTCATAAAAGGAAAAATAACAGATTCTCTTATTGCTTCTGAGAATGGTGTTATTACGAGCTTTGATGAATCGGATTTTGATCGTACAAAGAGACCACTAAGTTTATATGCTGTTGAACCTGGTTCCAGACTCAGGCTGCTTTTGTCTTCTGTTGAACAACTTGAGAAAGAG GTTAATGAAATTCCAGATATATCAGAGGCTATGGAAAGTGGCCAATGGCTGGGTTTGTTTTCCATAACTCTAATAAGGACTTGTAGAGCAGCTTTCTCTTCATGGATGGACAAGGAGTTTCACACAAAAAATTGCTGCCCTGACAAG GAGCTTTTATTTTATATGTCAGATAAGTTGAAAGGAGACGAGATGATCTTAGGAAATATAAGAAAATCTGGCAAGATGGAACTCTATGCAGGTTTAATAAGCTTTTTCAGATATGGCTCATGTAG GGATTGTAGCTACTATGACCACAGTGTGTTTTCCTTACATGGGAGCGCCATATTGGAAGATTTGATTATCATAATAGCTGACGCTATAGCAAGCACATATCTTGAGGTTATATCGGTGGACAGTGATGTATCTGAGAAAATTAGTAACTTGGGGTTGTCTTTATGTGCTCTGTCGACCAGAGCTCTGCAGAAACTAAGAAATGAG GTAGCTATGTGCGAGTGGATTCACCGTAATTTTGGAGAGATCGTGTTAATGTACGAGGATCGATTTGACCTGCGGATACTAAAACTTGAACCATACCATGAGTCATCTGATAAGAACAAGGAAAGTCTGAGGTGGTGGAGCACACTTTTTCTGAGGAATTCTGTGAAGTCGGAGTCCTCTATGCGCTATGCTGTTATCAGTCCCTTCTCATTGAGTCTAAAGCGCACAAGAGAACTTAGAGCGCTCAAAGGATG GAGATATTACTTCAGCCTGGTATTGGAGTTAACTGACATCGCGCTGCCTGTTGCTAAAACTGTTGTCGCTCAGGTTCGAAATGGCATCTCGTTTTTCCTTGTAAGCTTGCTCGGACGATCAGTAGGACTCGTTTATACCGGGATACGGCAATCCCTAAAGTGGAAATAA
- the LOC141653405 gene encoding uncharacterized protein LOC141653405 isoform X1 encodes MAECASLQSNFNLHFGRSYSNGSWIKPQNSNPRKISRNYHFSSVPLWRVSKYKSRSFSRRPNTISAFRGSSMKCSFSGLMIDFESAAPYDWVPVIDQVLLTASVFLTYMAGVLPSEKSYLNSRKKSSSSLLLHESPVFFGSTTEEEDKTSCRHNWSVIKGKITDSLIASENGVITSFDESDFDRTKRPLSLYAVEPGSRLRLLLSSVEQLEKEVNEIPDISEAMESGQWLGLFSITLIRTCRAAFSSWMDKEFHTKNCCPDKELLFYMSDKLKGDEMILGNIRKSGKMELYAGLISFFRYGSCRDCSYYDHSVFSLHGSAILEDLIIIIADAIASTYLEVISVDSDVSEKISNLGLSLCALSTRALQKLRNEVAMCEWIHRNFGEIVLMYEDRFDLRILKLEPYHESSDKNKESLRWWSTLFLRNSVKSESSMRYAVISPFSLSLKRTRELRALKGWRYYFSLVLELTDIALPVAKTVVAQVRNGISFFLVSLLGRSVGLVYTGIRQSLKWK; translated from the exons ATGGCTGAATGTGCAAGTTTACAATCCAATTTTAATCTGCATTTTGGAAGAAGTTATTCAAATGGGTCTTGGATTAAACCTCAGAATTCAAATCCTAGAAAAATTTCCAG AAACTATCACTTTTCTTCGGTCCCTCTATGGAGAGTCAGCAAGTATAAATCTCGTTCCTTTTCTAGACGTCCGAACACAATTTCTGCTTTTAGGGGATCTTCAATGAAGTGTAGCTTCTCAGGGCTTATGATAGATTTTGAAAGTGCTGCTCCCTATGATTGGGTTCCTGTCATAGACCAAGTTCTTCTTACTGCCAGTGTCTTCCTTACATATATGGCTGGAGTTTTGCCGTCTGAGAAATCTTACCTAAACTCTCGAAAGAAAAGTTCAAGTTCTTTGCTGCTTCACGAAAGTCCTGTCTTTTTTGGTAG TACAACTGAAGAGGAGGACAAAACTAGTTGTCGACATAATTGGAGTGTCATAAAAGGAAAAATAACAGATTCTCTTATTGCTTCTGAGAATGGTGTTATTACGAGCTTTGATGAATCGGATTTTGATCGTACAAAGAGACCACTAAGTTTATATGCTGTTGAACCTGGTTCCAGACTCAGGCTGCTTTTGTCTTCTGTTGAACAACTTGAGAAAGAG GTTAATGAAATTCCAGATATATCAGAGGCTATGGAAAGTGGCCAATGGCTGGGTTTGTTTTCCATAACTCTAATAAGGACTTGTAGAGCAGCTTTCTCTTCATGGATGGACAAGGAGTTTCACACAAAAAATTGCTGCCCTGACAAG GAGCTTTTATTTTATATGTCAGATAAGTTGAAAGGAGACGAGATGATCTTAGGAAATATAAGAAAATCTGGCAAGATGGAACTCTATGCAGGTTTAATAAGCTTTTTCAGATATGGCTCATGTAG GGATTGTAGCTACTATGACCACAGTGTGTTTTCCTTACATGGGAGCGCCATATTGGAAGATTTGATTATCATAATAGCTGACGCTATAGCAAGCACATATCTTGAGGTTATATCGGTGGACAGTGATGTATCTGAGAAAATTAGTAACTTGGGGTTGTCTTTATGTGCTCTGTCGACCAGAGCTCTGCAGAAACTAAGAAATGAG GTAGCTATGTGCGAGTGGATTCACCGTAATTTTGGAGAGATCGTGTTAATGTACGAGGATCGATTTGACCTGCGGATACTAAAACTTGAACCATACCATGAGTCATCTGATAAGAACAAGGAAAGTCTGAGGTGGTGGAGCACACTTTTTCTGAGGAATTCTGTGAAGTCGGAGTCCTCTATGCGCTATGCTGTTATCAGTCCCTTCTCATTGAGTCTAAAGCGCACAAGAGAACTTAGAGCGCTCAAAGGATG GAGATATTACTTCAGCCTGGTATTGGAGTTAACTGACATCGCGCTGCCTGTTGCTAAAACTGTTGTCGCTCAGGTTCGAAATGGCATCTCGTTTTTCCTTGTAAGCTTGCTCGGACGATCAGTAGGACTCGTTTATACCGGGATACGGCAATCCCTAAAGTGGAAATAA